The proteins below are encoded in one region of Clostridium pasteurianum DSM 525 = ATCC 6013:
- the dnaA gene encoding chromosomal replication initiator protein DnaA — translation MDTQLKDIWEKTLNIIKSELTEVSFNTWIKSISPLSIKNDFIKFGVPNQFTKEILESRYKDLISNSLKVITKKKYSLVFTIISEETAEIDESYDSKSKDNLSSNDEMYTMLNPKYKFDSFVIGNSNRFAHAACLAVAEAPAKAYNPLFIYGGVGLGKTHLMHAIGHYILQNNPKAKVVYVSSEKFTNELINSIKDDKNEEFRTKYRNVDVLLIDDVQFIGGKERTQEEFFHTFNTLHESNKQIILSSDRPPKEIPTLEDRLRSRFEWGLIADIQPPDFETRIAILKKKADVENLNIPNEVMVYIATKIKSNIRELEGALIRIVAFSSLTNKEVSVDLASEALKDIISNKQTRQVTVELIQDIVANYYNLRIEDFKSARRTRNIAYPRQIAMYLCRKLTDMSLPKIGEEFGGRDHTTVIHAYEKISSGLKKDESLKNAINDITKKINQK, via the coding sequence ATGGACACCCAACTAAAAGATATATGGGAAAAAACTTTAAACATAATAAAAAGTGAATTAACAGAAGTGAGCTTTAATACTTGGATTAAAAGTATATCTCCTTTATCTATAAAAAATGACTTCATAAAATTTGGTGTCCCTAATCAATTTACTAAAGAAATTTTAGAAAGCAGATATAAAGATTTAATTTCAAATTCACTCAAAGTTATTACTAAAAAAAAATACTCTCTTGTTTTTACCATAATATCAGAGGAAACTGCTGAAATTGATGAATCATATGATAGTAAATCTAAAGATAATTTATCATCTAATGATGAGATGTATACAATGTTAAATCCTAAATACAAATTTGATTCATTTGTTATAGGTAATAGTAATAGATTTGCTCATGCTGCTTGTTTAGCTGTTGCTGAAGCTCCTGCAAAAGCATATAATCCATTGTTTATATATGGTGGGGTGGGCCTTGGAAAAACTCACCTTATGCATGCTATAGGTCACTATATATTACAAAATAACCCTAAAGCTAAAGTGGTATATGTTTCTTCTGAAAAATTTACAAACGAATTAATTAACTCCATAAAAGACGATAAAAATGAGGAATTTAGAACTAAGTATAGAAATGTTGACGTACTTCTAATAGATGATGTCCAATTTATTGGTGGAAAAGAGAGGACTCAGGAAGAATTCTTCCATACATTTAATACTCTTCATGAAAGTAATAAACAAATTATATTATCAAGTGATCGCCCCCCAAAAGAGATACCAACTCTAGAAGATAGACTTCGTTCTCGATTCGAATGGGGACTTATTGCTGATATACAACCTCCTGATTTTGAGACACGAATAGCTATATTAAAAAAGAAGGCGGATGTAGAAAATTTAAACATACCCAACGAAGTAATGGTATATATAGCTACAAAAATAAAATCTAATATAAGAGAATTAGAAGGTGCATTAATAAGAATAGTTGCATTTTCTTCTTTAACAAATAAAGAAGTAAGCGTTGATTTAGCTTCTGAAGCACTAAAAGATATAATTTCTAATAAACAAACACGCCAAGTTACTGTAGAATTAATTCAAGATATAGTAGCTAATTATTATAATCTTAGAATAGAAGACTTTAAATCTGCAAGAAGGACTAGGAATATAGCTTATCCAAGACAAATTGCTATGTATTTATGTAGAAAACTAACAGATATGTCTTTACCTAAAATAGGAGAAGAATTTGGTGGAAGAGATCATACTACTGTTATTCATGCTTATGAAAAAATATCTAGTGGACTAAAAAAAGATGAGTCATTGAAAAATGCAATAAATGATATAACTAAAAAAATAAATCAAAAATAA
- the dnaN gene encoding DNA polymerase III subunit beta: MKFKCEKNKLQEAISIAQKSVTGKSSMPILQGLLIIAEENQITIIGSDIDLSIETKLDAEVIEIGKIVVDSKLFGDIIRKLPNKEIEITSIDNNSIKLICEKSQFTLVHMNADDFPSLPSINDDVNFSIEQKILKNMIKSTIFAIAQDESRPILTGILFEVKDKKINLVALDGFRLAFRSENIENDNFINAVIPGKTLNEVVKILQDEGEVNITFTSNHILINLEKTKIISRLLEGEFIKYTSIIPEEYNLRVTVKREELLNCIERASLVGKDGNTSLIKFDIEDDYMIITSNSQLGNVREEINIILQGEHLEIAFNSKYLIDLLKIIDEEEIYMEFSSNVTPCLVKSTKNNNYTYLILPVRLLNS; encoded by the coding sequence ATGAAATTTAAATGTGAAAAAAATAAACTTCAAGAAGCTATATCTATAGCACAAAAATCTGTAACAGGAAAATCATCCATGCCTATATTACAAGGATTACTTATAATTGCAGAAGAAAATCAAATTACAATAATAGGATCAGATATAGATTTAAGCATTGAAACTAAATTAGATGCTGAAGTTATAGAAATTGGAAAAATAGTTGTTGATTCTAAGCTATTTGGAGATATAATAAGAAAATTACCTAACAAAGAAATAGAAATAACTTCTATAGATAATAATTCTATTAAATTAATTTGTGAAAAATCTCAATTTACATTAGTACATATGAATGCGGACGACTTTCCAAGCCTTCCATCTATTAATGATGATGTAAATTTCTCTATAGAACAAAAAATATTAAAAAACATGATAAAATCTACCATTTTTGCTATTGCACAAGATGAATCAAGACCTATATTAACTGGAATTTTATTTGAAGTAAAAGACAAAAAAATAAATTTAGTAGCTTTAGATGGTTTTAGACTTGCATTTAGAAGTGAAAATATAGAAAATGATAATTTTATAAATGCTGTTATTCCAGGAAAAACTTTAAATGAAGTAGTTAAAATACTACAGGATGAAGGTGAAGTAAATATAACATTTACTTCAAATCATATTCTTATAAACCTTGAGAAGACTAAAATTATATCAAGACTTTTAGAAGGAGAATTCATAAAATATACTTCTATAATACCTGAAGAATACAATCTAAGAGTAACAGTAAAAAGAGAAGAACTTTTAAATTGTATAGAAAGAGCATCATTAGTTGGGAAAGATGGAAATACAAGTTTAATAAAATTTGATATTGAAGATGACTATATGATAATAACTTCTAATTCTCAATTGGGAAATGTAAGAGAAGAAATAAATATAATTTTGCAAGGAGAGCATTTGGAAATTGCATTTAACTCTAAGTATCTTATAGATCTATTAAAAATAATTGATGAAGAAGAAATTTATATGGAATTTTCAAGTAATGTAACTCCGTGTCTAGTTAAGAGTACAAAAAATAATAATTATACTTATCTTATTTTGCCAGTAAGATTACTAAATAGTTAA
- the yaaA gene encoding S4 domain-containing protein YaaA, which translates to MEEIKINTEIIKLDSFLKWAGIISQGSEAKFFIKNGKVKVNGIVEIQRGKKLKKGDMIEFNENVYKIV; encoded by the coding sequence ATGGAAGAAATTAAAATAAATACAGAAATAATAAAATTAGATTCTTTTTTAAAATGGGCTGGTATTATCAGTCAAGGCTCTGAAGCAAAATTCTTTATAAAAAATGGTAAAGTAAAAGTTAATGGAATTGTTGAAATTCAGAGAGGAAAAAAATTAAAAAAAGGAGATATGATAGAATTCAATGAAAATGTATATAAGATAGTTTAA